The proteins below come from a single Jaculus jaculus isolate mJacJac1 chromosome X, mJacJac1.mat.Y.cur, whole genome shotgun sequence genomic window:
- the LOC123456717 gene encoding UPF0561 protein C2orf68-like translates to MESRDGRPGLCCKPGGRLDMSHGFVHHIRRNQIARDDYDKKVKQAAKEKVRRRHTPAPTRPRKPDLQVYLPRHRGRDSCSRPGNLDCEESGESSSGSSELEPSSRQLFCLEYEADSGEVTTVIVYQDDDPGRVSEEVSAHTPLDPPMREALRLRIQEEIAKRQSQH, encoded by the coding sequence ATGGAGTCGCGGGATGGCCGTCCCGGGCTCTGCTGCAAGCCTGGCGGGCGGCTGGACATGAGCCACGGCTTCGTGCACCACATCCGACGGAACCAGATCGCCCGGGACGACTACGACAAGAAGGTGAAGCAGGCCGCCAAGGAGAAGGTGAGGAGGCGACACACGCCGGCGCCCACCCGGCCCCGCAAGCCCGACCTGCAGGTGTACCTGCCGCGACACCGAGGGCGAGATAGCTGTAGCCGCCCAGGCAACCTTGACTGTGAGGAGTCGGGTGAAAGCAGCAGCGGCAGCTCTGAGCTGGAGCCATCCAGCCGCCAGCTCTTCTGCTTAGAATATGAAGCGGACAGTGGAGAGGTCACAACAGTTATCGTGTATCAGGATGATGACCCTGGAAGGGTGAGTGAGGAAGTTTCAGCGCACACACCTCTGGATCCACCCATGCGAGAGGCCCTCAGATTGCGGATCCAGGAGGAGATTGCAAAGCGCCAGAGCCAACACTGA